The Rhinopithecus roxellana isolate Shanxi Qingling chromosome 13, ASM756505v1, whole genome shotgun sequence genome contains a region encoding:
- the CBR3 gene encoding carbonyl reductase [NADPH] 3, with amino-acid sequence MSSCSRVALVTGANRGIGLAIARELCRLFSGDVVLTARDVARGQAAVQQLQAEGLSPRFHQLDIDDLQSIRALRDFLRKEYGGLNVLVNNAAVAFKSDDPMPFDIKAEMTLKTNFFATRNMCNELLPIMKPHGRVVNISSLQCLRAFENCSEDLQEKFRSETLTEGDLVDLMKKFVEDTKNEVHEREGWPNSPYGVSKLGVTVLSRILARRLDEKRKADRILVNACCPGPVQTDMDGKYSIRTVEEGADTPVYLALLPPDATEPQGQLVHDKVVQNW; translated from the exons ATGTCGTCCTGCAGCCGCGTGGCGCTGGTGACCGGGGCCAACAGGGGCATCGGCTTGGCCATCGCGCGCGAATTGTGCCGGCTGTTCTCGGGGGATGTGGTGCTCACCGCGCGGGACGTGGCGCGGGGTCAGGCGGCCGTGCAGCAGCTGCAGGCGGAGGGACTGAGCCCGCGTTTCCACCAACTGGACATCGACGACCTGCAGAGCATCCGCGCCCTGCGCGACTTCCTGCGCAAGGAGTACGGTGGGCTCAATGTGCTGGTCAACAACGCCGCAGTCGCCTTCAAGA gTGATGATCCAATGCCCTTTGACATTAAAGCCGAGATGACACTGAAGACAAATTTTTTTGCCACTAGAAACATGTGCAACGAGTTACTGCCGATAATGAAACCTCATG GGAGAGTGGTGAATATCAGTAGTTTACAGTGTTTAAGGGCTTTTGAAAACTGCAGTGAAGATCTGCAGGAAAAGTTCCGCAGTGAGACACTCACAGAGGGAGACCTGGTGGATCTCATGAAAAAGTTTGTGGAGGACACAAAAAATGAGGTGCATGAGAGGGAAGGCTGGCCCAACTCACCTTATGGAGTGTCCAAGTTGGGGGTCACAGTCTTATCTAGGATTCTGGCCAGGCGTCTGGATGAGAAGAGGAAAGCCGACAGGATTCTGGTGAATGCATGCTGCCCAGGACCAGTGCAGACAGACATGGATGGGAAATACAGCATCAGGACTGTGGAGGAGGGGGCTGACACCCCTGTCTACTTGGCCCTCCTGCCTCCAGATGCCACTGAGCCACAAGGCCAGCTGGTCCATGACAAAGTTGTGCAAAACTGGTAA